TATTTTGATTGTATCAGCGGTATTGGTCTGACACTAAAACTGCAGTGTAAGCTTTCAATGTTGGATCTTCACCAACAGAAGTACAAAAGAAGAAGTTATCACCCGCGTTTCTGTTTGTTTAATCAGTCTATACAACATAATACACATATTGCCGCAGCAGTTCCATGATTATCTTCTGTTAGACTTCACTGTTTATACAACTCCAAACTCATACACCAGATCAGATCTCTGAATGTGGAATATACATGACATAAAAATGTTTCAATTTACGCAAGTTAGGCcaaagttcagatcagatcgaAAAAGACATGAGGATTCAGGAACTAATAGCAAGAAAacacacttttatttatcaagaGTGTAAATCATTTGTAATCTTTTGACATATAATGAGCTTCTTCACACCcaaaaacaacccaaaaaaaattgacaaatcCGAAAAAAGCAACCAACTAAATGAGCTCAGAAAAGCTCAAAACCCCCCTTAAACCCTAAAATCCATTTACATAACCAAATCAAAACCACCCCAATTAAACTAAAAACACAAGAATCTGTGTCTATATGTGTCCTAACTAAGGGCAATTAAGGAGATTAGACAGACCCAAAGCAAATTATTGTAATCTTTTGACATATAATGAGCTTCTTCACACCCAAAAACAAGCCAAAAAGATTTGACAAATCCGAAAGCAACCAACTAAATGAGCTCAGAAAAGCTCAAAACCCACCCTTAAACCCTAAAATCCATTTACATAACCAAATCAAAAACCCCAATTAACCTAACTAAGTGCAATTAAGGAGATGAAACAGACCAACAAGATGATGAATCCAACAGCCCAAACCCAATAAACCCATTTActgttcttcttcttcatctgtTTAGCATAATACAGACTATTAGTCCCACCACTGATATAATCCCCTGCATTCACCACATTCTGCTCAATATCATTAATCTGTTCACCTTGTTTATCAATCAAAACAGCCATATCAAGAAATATCTGATGAAGTTTATTCAAACTTCTTTGAATATCCTTAACAACTCCATATCTCTCCTTTTCCTCCTCGAAAAACCCGATTTTCATACTTCCTGACAACAGTTTCTCAACAGTTTCTTCACTGGGTTTCTCTCCTGTTGCATTGTAGTACTTTCTTCTTAAATCATCCCTGTGATCATTCATGATTGTGTCCCTTAATCCTGTGAAATCGAAGATTATGTCCTTGAATTTGATTCTTAACCCGTTTGTGACTGTAACCCTGGTTCGATCCACACTGCTACCCTCATGAAACGAGGATGATAATCTTCTGTTTTTGATGTTCGATTTGTCGAGGGATTCGAGTTGGGATTTTAGGGTTTTGACTTTTCGGAGGATTGAAATTGTGTCGGAATCCATTCGATCTCTTAACCCTCGGAGGAGTTTGGTGCTGTGTGTTGTCTTTGATTCTTGATGGAGGGATTCGAGATCGTGAAGAAGGTTACTGATTTCCCCCATTTCGGATTTTATTGAATCGATTTGTTTGAAGAAAATAGAGAGATTTTCTTGGTCAACTGGGTTTAATTCCTGCCATGTTTCTGGTTCAGAAAGCTCTGTTTCATGGTCTGATTGGATTTGTTTCTTCAAATCCACATAATTTAAGAACGATTTCGTCATCAAATCATTCATCTTCGGGTTAATTTCTGAAAAATACACCTGCAAATCAACACGGAATTATCAGAATTCGACAAAATCCATCAAATTAATCAAAACAGAGCatatttttgtaatttataaAATTGAAGATCAATTCATTTAGGGTTACTGTGTTTTGTCGGAAATTATGATACAGaactaaaacaaaaaaggaTGAAAAAAATTCAGAGATTAATACCAAGATTCTtgagaaaaattaataactaggGCAAGAGGATTGTTACTAAATTTGATTTCTAACAACTTAGTTGAAGCAAATTTAAGAAATTATCATAAACCCAGATCAAAATTATTTCTAAAAGTGATAAAGAGCAACTAAATTCAGTAGAAGATTATGGTTTCTGCCCAATACACCTGAAAATCAACACGGAATTATCTGAATTCGACATAATCCATTAAATAAATCAAAACAGAGCatatatttgtaatttataaatTGAAGATCAACTCATAATAGGGTTACTGGATTTCGTCGGAAATTTCAATTTAAAttaatccaaaacaaaaaaaaaatggaaagaaAACAGAAATTACTACTAAGATTCTTGAGGAAAATTAATAACTAGGGCAAGAGTTAATTTCTACTATTTGGTACTAAATTTGATTTCTAACAACTTAGTTGAAgcaaattgaaggatttatcaTAAACCCAGATCAACATTATAACAAAATGATAAATAGAAACTTGATTAAGTAGAAGATTATGATTACCTTGCTGAAGATTGAGGAAGAGCGCttaatttctcaaactctctgtTCTTCAAGAAGAAAATTAGgggttttttctctctctaaattctctctctctctctcaacaAAAAATGGGGGTTTTTTTCTTTGAAGATGAATGATAATGAGAATAAGGGTTTGGGGAAGACGAAGCTGTTTATGAGGGGAGTTTGTTTGTGGATATTTTTGGGAGGGTTTTTTTCGAAATTTAAATAGTAAGGAGCCGTTAATATTTTCATAACCGCCTATTGTGGTGTTGCCTAAAACGACGAGGTTCATCCTTTCATGGTTAACTACATTGAAATTGGTCAAAGTCAAACCCAAGGGTAGCAAAAATTATACTCCCTCTTATTCCAAAATAATTGTCCTTTTAATTAACTTATTTAGTTCTTAAATAATTACCGCTTTCTATTTTGACGATTTACATTATTGCACGAAAATGTAAGTCATTGTTAGGGAATTACGAATCAatacttttttttcttctaaattGGAATAATGATCCCCTAACCGGAGTCACTTTTTTTTGACAGGTTAGGGGCATTCTCTTCGAGCCACGCAACTTTCAAGCAGTCCAGTCTTGCTTGTTCTAATAAGTTCTTTTCTCTTCTATAACCTGAAGttaacaaattttattaaaCCTGATTGAAACTTATTAGACGAATTTAGACCTGATTACTAAAGAGTCAAGCCCAAGAGCGTAAACATATACGGAGTAGCACCTGATTGGGACTTATTGACTTTATAGAAACCAATTacaacttatctaaacttataaaGTCTAAAACTCATTTATTCAAGGTGAAAAGAAGACACCCTTAAATACAAAATTTATTCTCAATACAAATTCCCTTGTAACCGCTCTGTTAATTGATCGATGAACTAATATTGGGTAAACATCAATATAACAATCCAAAAGCACATACAACGTAGCTACTAGTTTGTAGCTAAAGCAAAATTGTCCGTCTAAACACACTTTTATTTATTAGTGTAAATCATTGTAATCGTTTGTACAAAATCCATTGAGGATAAGATGATCGAAGTGCTCTACCGGGTCGGAACCCTACATGGGTCAACCTGTCCGAATTAGCAAACTAGTGGATTTTTTTTCACTAGACCAAGACACTGTTTGGTGTAATCttttgtactttttttttgaaggtaagATGAAGTGCCTTACCGGGTCGGAACCCGCCCGGGATAGCAGGGGTAATCTTGTGTACATGTGTATATGGACTTATAGAGTGTATCACTTTCATACAAAGTGAAAAAGAGGGATCAATCCCAGAAGCAGAACTGATTAAACACAAAGGTAGAAATTTCAGGCTTCTTGCTGAACTCCTACTTTCTCTGCTTCGAGCTTTCTTAAGGTTGTCGAACTCAACTTATCACCACTTGTTGCCTCCGGTACTAAATCTACAACTTCAATCTGCAGTTATTATACAGTTTGAGCTTTAGACCAACACAAGGATATGGAAGTAAGTAATGTACATTGACAAGCCTCGATTTACAGTAAACTTGTACGTGTTTTGTAAGAAAGAAAGTTTGCAGGTCAAAGAAAGTACCTTTACTTCACACAGCCCCTTCTCGATTCTCTTTCGGTTGACTGACAATCCTCCGGGATAAGTCTCCTTACTGTTAGTAAAAGCAGGAGCAAAGATCATTTAGTTTTGGTTCTATTCAAGATCATATAAAGTTCAAAACTGAAGGCTCAAAAGTATCTTAAACAGGATTCAGGAAGGGATAAGCAATGTTTTGTTCTTCAGCTGCATCGCAAAGTCAAGTGTTACAAAAAAACGGTGTGACACTTCCTTTGTGCAATGCCATCAAATCTCTCGTGTAAAAAGAAGATGAATCCCATTCTTAGGTATACTACTGGTAAAAGTACTATGCATATAACAACTACACGATGCTCCAGGTGAAGTGTGTgcaagaaaagagaaaagacAGAGTACATCGAGAATCAGAAGAAGCCAAGAACTGTAGTAACGAGGGGATATATGGGAATTAAAGATGGATGTGGGCCGGCCAGACACGATAAAAGCCCGACCCGACCAGATAAAATCCGGCCCGCCCCATGCACAAAAAGTACGGCCCGGATCGGCCCGTGCACAAAAAAGTACAGCCCGGCACGAGCACAAAGTCGTGGGccgtgtgttttttttttggaaaagcacGAAAAGGAAGATACGACTCGACCCGGCATGACAAAGCACGTTAAATTTAGTAAAACTAAGCTTAGGCACGACGGCCCGGCCTAGCACGACAACCCAAAGGGCATCCTGAGATAACAAGTACAATTTCTATTTACTGCTTTATTAACTGCAGTTTAGATTTACGTAAAATACCTGACTACAATGGCCTCCAAATTTTCATCAACAATAGAAGGACCATAAGGATCTACAATAGGTTCCACTTGTACAATGAGCTCCGGATGGATGGACTGCAGAAATAGGAACACAGAAAAAGAAACATACTTCTAGTCAACCATGTGAGGTCATATACAAAGATACAAAAAACTAAATCCAGATGACCAGATGTCCTTAGCTAACTTCTGTATATCAACAAAGATTCAAAAGTTCCATcagaaaaaagaagaaatttcaaaatttcgTCAAAAAAACCAGTCTATTCATGACTTCAAACAATTACGTTGTGTACATGAGTTGCAGAAAATAagtaaaaaactaaaaagtgttTACGCGATGCAACACTGGTAATGTAAAAGAATTTCCCCAAGGAATATGTTCCTTTTAATTGATAATTATGGAGTACAAAATATGCACCTTGATATAATCTTGCACATTCTGCATCCTTTTCTCGATAGGCTCTATCAATTCTGCATACTGCAAAAAGTTTAAAGACagataataaattaatc
This genomic stretch from Spinacia oleracea cultivar Varoflay chromosome 3, BTI_SOV_V1, whole genome shotgun sequence harbors:
- the LOC110776852 gene encoding syntaxin-112 → MALTNVIEEQTSDQNSLNSNLSPPNSYGSVVLGGTFDRLHDGHRLFLQVAADLARDRVVIGVCDGPMLAKKQYAELIEPIEKRMQNVQDYIKSIHPELIVQVEPIVDPYGPSIVDENLEAIVVSKETYPGGLSVNRKRIEKGLCEVKIEVVDLVPEATSGDKLSSTTLRKLEAEKVGVQQEVYFSEINPKMNDLMTKSFLNYVDLKKQIQSDHETELSEPETWQELNPVDQENLSIFFKQIDSIKSEMGEISNLLHDLESLHQESKTTHSTKLLRGLRDRMDSDTISILRKVKTLKSQLESLDKSNIKNRRLSSSFHEGSSVDRTRVTVTNGLRIKFKDIIFDFTGLRDTIMNDHRDDLRRKYYNATGEKPSEETVEKLLSGSMKIGFFEEEKERYGVVKDIQRSLNKLHQIFLDMAVLIDKQGEQINDIEQNVVNAGDYISGGTNSLYYAKQMKKKNSKWVYWVWAVGFIILLVCFISLIALS